The Jaculus jaculus isolate mJacJac1 chromosome 1, mJacJac1.mat.Y.cur, whole genome shotgun sequence nucleotide sequence AGGGGAAGAAAACTCCAACTTGCCTCCTAGGAAGCCCTTGAGTCTCCCTACACCTCTGGCCAGGGTCAGACATACTGGAAGCCCTGTCTTCCCTCTTCCTAATATGTCCTTCAAACCTAGTCCCTATGCCCCAGACCTTCCCCTTCTAGGGGTTTCTAGAAACAGCCCTACCTGACCCTACTTCTACAGGGGCCTCCAGTTCTGCCAGAGGTTTGGAGGCAGGGGACACAGATCCTTGGGCCTTTCCTCAGCTGAAGGACACTGGCCAGCTGAAAGGTAGGTGGTAGGGGATGTGAGGCAGCACACAGGCAGGCCCCAACATCCCAGTTCTTAGCAGAGCACAGTTTGGTGCTTACCAGAATAGGCCTGCCTCATGTAAACCCACCTATCAGGCTACTGACCTGCCTGAGATGGAGTTTGAAGTGCCCCACATGCACCcctgcctcttcttctcctctttgATGGTTACACATCTAGGACCCCCAGGGGCATGGACTTGCCATACTGCAAAGGAACaagggaggaggatggaggaggggaaACAGGCCATGCCATGAGGAACATAGAGGAGGACATGGGTTCCTGTCCAGTGAGACAGAAGGGAGGTCCTGGATTCTGcttgagaagtgacaggagacaTGAGCTACTGTCCTCCGGGAGCAGAAGGGGGCTTCTGGGCAGGGGCAGGAGAGCAGGCTGGTTGAGAACAGCCCCACTTGGTGCCTTCAGAGATCAGCATGGCTAGCAGGCTGCGCCGAGTGGTCATCAGCTTCCTCAAGGCCTGTGGGCTCCTGGGCAGTCTCTACTTCTTCATCTGCTCCCTGGACATCCTCAGCTCTGCCTTCCAGCTGCTGGGCAGTGAGTGACCAGGTGGTTGGTCAGGGTGGGAGCAGGCAGCCAGACCCTCTTCAGCCTCAACGTACGTCTGTCCTGGGCACAGGTAAAATGGCCGGTGACATCTTCAAGGATAACGTGGTGTTGTCCAACCCCGTGGCTGGACTGGTCATTGGTGTGCTAGTTACAGTGCTTGTGCAGAGCTCTAGCACATCGTCCTCCATTGTGGTCAGCATGGTGGCCTCCAAATGTGAGTGGCCTCCCAGCCCTGGGGCAGTAGCTGGTGGGTGTTTGGGGCAGGCAGGGCTACTGATGTGGCACTCCCACAGTGCTGACTGTCCGGGCATCTGTCCCCATCGTCATGGGTGTCAACGTGGGCACTTCAATCACCAGCACCTTGGTCTCGATGGCACAATCGGGGGACCGGGATGAGTTTCGGAGGTGAGTCTGGCTTGAAGGGCCAGGACGGGGCCCACCTGGACTGCGGCTGTAGCTGTTCTGACAGCCTGTCACGTGCGATTCAAGGGCTTTCAGTGGCTCGGCAGTGCATGGCATCTTCAACTGGCTCACGGTGCTGGTCTTGCTGCCATTGGAGAGTGCCACAGCTGCCTTGGAGAGGCTGAGCAAGCTGGCCCTGGGTGCCACCAGCCTGCAGCCTGGGAGGCAGGCCCCTGACATCCTCAAGGCATTGACACAGCCTTTCACACACCTCATTGTCCAGGTGAGGACAACTGTGTCCTAGGAGAGCCCTGTACCTGGTTGACTGTGTGAAATACAGAGGAAGGTCTAGACAGTGGCCAAAGGATGCAGTGGGCCAAAGGATGTGAACGCTGCACTGGACACATGTTCATGTCTTTTCTGTCCACCAGCTGGATACCAGTGTGATCACGAGCAGTGCTACCGGCAATGTCACCAACAGCAGCCTCATTAAGCAATGGTGTGGCCTAAAGGGGGAGACGGTGAGGTGCCACTGACCCTAACGTTTCATTTGACCTCTCATCTGTTGAATACCCCCCTCACATTCATTCGGACCCTTGAGCCCGCTGACCTCTGTCTTCCTTCTGAGCCTATTCTGAGTCCTTGCTGCCTCTCCAACCCAGGGGAGCAGTCAGGAGTGTGGATCCTTCAACCCCTGCACCGAGAGGAACAGCACATCAGCACCCCTGGAAGAAAAGCTGCCTTGTGAGGCTCCCCCCCTCCACGCCCACAACTCCCAACCCCCTATCACTGCCCTGTCTCGCCCTGCTTACCACCCTGCCCCACCACAGGCCACCACCTGTTTGTGGGCTCGGGGCTCACAGACCTGGCTGTGGGCTTCATCCTGCTGGCGGGCTCCCTGCTGGTGCTCTGTGGCTGTCTGGTCCTCATCGTGAAACTGCTCAACTCAGTGCTGCGAGGCCGAGTTGCACAAGCGGTGAAGACGGTCATcaatgcaggtgtgtgtgtggcggggcgggaggggggggggagggaggggacttGCCCTGGAACAGAAGGCAAAGCAGAGATTTGCAGGTGACCCAGCCACCCCTCCTCCA carries:
- the Slc34a3 gene encoding sodium-dependent phosphate transport protein 2C isoform X2; this translates as MCAPSRSLTRSCSGCASSLLVPPHHPHRSRLGPGSLCLKSMPNSLAGGQILNPTLDTVDLVDRSLRNAGASSSARGLEAGDTDPWAFPQLKDTGQLKEISMASRLRRVVISFLKACGLLGSLYFFICSLDILSSAFQLLGSKMAGDIFKDNVVLSNPVAGLVIGVLVTVLVQSSSTSSSIVVSMVASKLLTVRASVPIVMGVNVGTSITSTLVSMAQSGDRDEFRRAFSGSAVHGIFNWLTVLVLLPLESATAALERLSKLALGATSLQPGRQAPDILKALTQPFTHLIVQLDTSVITSSATGNVTNSSLIKQWCGLKGETGSSQECGSFNPCTERNSTSAPLEEKLPCHHLFVGSGLTDLAVGFILLAGSLLVLCGCLVLIVKLLNSVLRGRVAQAVKTVINADFPFPFGWLGGYLAILVGAGLTFLLQSSSVFTAAIVPLMGVGVISLERAYPLLLGSNIGTTTTALLAALASPADMMLFAFQVALIHFFFNLAGILLWYLVPVLRLPIPLAKRFGDLTAQYRWVAIVYLLLTFLLLPLAAFGLSLAGGPVLAAVGGPLVGLVLLIILINVLQKHRPSWLPHCLRSWAWLPLWLHSLEPWDHLVTHCCPSRACSKSQTSDKEAYCYENPEVLASQQL
- the Slc34a3 gene encoding sodium-dependent phosphate transport protein 2C isoform X1; the encoded protein is MPNSLAGGQILNPTLDTVDLVDRSLRNAGASSSARGLEAGDTDPWAFPQLKDTGQLKEISMASRLRRVVISFLKACGLLGSLYFFICSLDILSSAFQLLGSKMAGDIFKDNVVLSNPVAGLVIGVLVTVLVQSSSTSSSIVVSMVASKLLTVRASVPIVMGVNVGTSITSTLVSMAQSGDRDEFRRAFSGSAVHGIFNWLTVLVLLPLESATAALERLSKLALGATSLQPGRQAPDILKALTQPFTHLIVQLDTSVITSSATGNVTNSSLIKQWCGLKGETGSSQECGSFNPCTERNSTSAPLEEKLPCHHLFVGSGLTDLAVGFILLAGSLLVLCGCLVLIVKLLNSVLRGRVAQAVKTVINADFPFPFGWLGGYLAILVGAGLTFLLQSSSVFTAAIVPLMGVGVISLERAYPLLLGSNIGTTTTALLAALASPADMMLFAFQVALIHFFFNLAGILLWYLVPVLRLPIPLAKRFGDLTAQYRWVAIVYLLLTFLLLPLAAFGLSLAGGPVLAAVGGPLVGLVLLIILINVLQKHRPSWLPHCLRSWAWLPLWLHSLEPWDHLVTHCCPSRACSKSQTSDKEAYCYENPEVLASQQL